Sequence from the Myxococcales bacterium genome:
CTGCGGGGCGCCCAACTGGCCGAGGTCAACGTCGCTTCCGGAAACGTCACCGGGCTGCAAGCCAGCCTGGTGAACTACGCCAGCGAGATTCGCGGCGCCCAGCTCGGCCTGGTCAACGTCAACCTCGAAGCCGACGGCGCCGCGGTCGGCCTGGTCAACTTTTCCCGGCGGATCAACGGAGCGCAAGTCGGCCTGGTCAACCTGGCGGTCGAAAACAACGGCGAGGCGGTCGGCCTGATCAACTACGCCGGCAACGGCCTCCTGGCGCCGACCGTCTGGACCAGCGATACGGGCCTGGTCAATGCCGGCGTCAAATTGGGCACCCGTCACGTTTACACGCTCTTCGGCGCGGGCCTGCAACCGCTCCGGCACGACGGCTGGTACTCGGCGATTTTCGGCCTGGGCGGGCACGTCGACTTTTCGCCCTGGTGGCTGGATATCGACCTGATTAGCCATGAACTGTTCGCCTTTGACGATTCCACGCCGGGCGATCAATTGGATCAGTTGGCCATGCTGCGTTTCATGGCCGGCTATCGGATCAACGATGCCGTTTCCTTCTACGCGGGACCGACCCTGAACTTCCTGACCTCCTCGGTCCGGCGGGACATCGGACCGGATTGGTCGTTCGGCAAGTTCAGCCGCGAAGTGGACGATGAGGATTCGGACGATCGGCATGGCGACAAATCCGATTTCGACCGGCTTTATTTCAAATTTTATCCCGGCCTGGTGATCGGCGTGCAATTCGAACCGCAAGTCGGCAATCTGAACCGGCACGGAAAGTAAAGTTTAGAATAATAATAAATGTTTGGCTGATATGACTACCGAGCGCCCTTTGTGGAGTTACAAGAACGACACATCAACTGAGCATTTTTCAATGATGTTTTTCCGCCTTTTGAGTATGCTTTAATATGATCCACGGTAAAGTCATTCCACGATAATGGTTGACCGCATCCTGGGCAAATATGGTCCTCCTCGCTATTCCATAAAATCCTTCTTTGTTCGATAGTAAATTGTCGCTTTTCATCTTTTCTCTCGAAAAGCGTCGAAAAGATCGTACGTAATATTTCTTGTCGCCGTTCCCGCGTCGAATAGCTGTCCGTATCTCCTTGAACCGTCATCAAATATTCTCCAAATAATCCCTGATTTTGCTTTGCTGGTTTAATACTTCGCAATTGTTCTCTCAAGGAATCGACACCAATTGAAAATTGGGTCATCATTTCGAAGGCCATTCGATTGGTCTTTTTATTGGTCAGAACCAACTTTTGCTTATCCATTTCCCATACCAACATAAATATAGAATAAAAATCCGCTATTTTGTGAAAGCGAGTCCGCTTTAATTCAGGGAATACTCTTTTGATTAAATTGATTGTCCGAACAAACTCGCGAGAAAGTCGCTGAATGTTTTTCAAATTAATATTTTCATTTCCGATCGCTCGATCGAGTGATGTTTTTCTATTTATTGGCTTTCCTGCCTGAATTGACATCAGAAGTTCGGCGAATAGCTCAGTGCCCTTCATTCGATCAATTTGGGATTTCGTCAATATTTTCTGATCGATAACATAGTTACGATAATGGCGCACCAACCGATCTGCTTCCTTTAAAAAACGACTACTGTAATAGCGGGCATGTCGTTTTTCTCCAGAAGTAAGCTGCTTACCGGTCGAATTGATTCTGACGAACAAATCGATAATTTGAGCCAAATCACCTGTAACTTCAATTGTTTGTATATTGTATGTTTCAAAAGCACTTTTAACATCTGGAAATTTTTTACAAATAGTCCGCCAATCGTAAAAAGCCAAACCGTCTCCCAAATCGACTTTTATTTTAAATCCACCTTTTCGAAAACAACCCATTTTCTTGTACATAAAAATCGTTTCCAAGCGCTGTTTGCCATCGATAACATCATAAACTAAATTTCCCCCATCGGTTCTCTTATATAAAAATATATTTGGAATTGGATACCCGGCAATAATCGACTCAATCAATCGTTGCCGATCATAATTCCGCCAAACGGAGCTTCGTTGGAAGCCAGGCGCTAAATTAATCATGCCTTTTTCAAATAAAAGAGTCAGTTCGTTAATGGTCCTCTTGCCATATTCAGGGTGAAAATTCACGATTAACTCCGAGCTTGTTTTTTATAGGAGGTTTTTTACCCTAAGGTTAATTTTTTATCAAGCATCGAGCTTTTGATGAAATGGCGTTATTGGCCCGCATAAAAAGGCAAGCTCTCAGAGCCCGTAAATCAGTCGCTTTATGATGTGCCGTATCGAATCCTATATTTCTTTTGTGCTAGTGCTTGAAACTCCGCTGGCCGGTGAAGACCATGGCCGCACCGTATTCGTTGCAGGCCTCGATGGACTGGTAATCGTTCAGCGAACCGCCGGGTTGAATGACGGCCGACACGCCTTCGCGCAAACCGACTTCGATGCCGTCGCGGAACGGGAAGAAGGCGTCGGACACCATGACGCTGCCCGGCAGGCCGCCCCGATGGGCGTTGACTTCCTCTTGGATCGCAAACCCCTTGGCGTCGTCCGCGAGCGCGCTGAAATTGACCCCGTGCCGCTCGAACGCCAGGCGATCGCACAGCTTGCGATAAGCCTTGTCGCGCGCGATTTCGGCCACGCCCACGCGGTCCTGCTCGCCGGTGCCGATGCCGACGGTCACGCCGTCCTTGACGTACAGCACCGAATTGGAGGTGACGCCGGCCTCGACGACCCAGCCGAAAAGTAGGTCGGCGATCTCGCGCTCGTCGGGCGCGCGGTTCACGCGGTAGAGCTGCCCCTTGTACGTCGTTTCCGCCGGTTGCAGATCCGCGGCGCACCGCGCCTTGGGCAGGTACGAAACCTGCGCGATCAGGCCGCCGTCGAGCAGCGATTTGAAATCGACGAACCGTTCGGCGGCGAATGATTGCAGCCGCGCCAGGTTGCCGATTCTCATGATGCGCAGGTTCTTGCGCTGGGCCAGGATGCCGACGGCGCTTTCCTCGAAGTCGGGCGCGACGACGACCTCGGCGTAGCGTTCGGAGATCGCCTGCGCGGTGTCGCGGTCGATCGGCCGGTTGAGGGCGATGCAGCCGCCGAAGGCCGCCACGTGGTCGGCGAGGTCGGCCTTCAGGTAGGCCTCGACCAGCGTGTCGGCGACGGCGACGCCCGACGGGTTGTTGTGCTTCATGATCGCCGCCGCCGGGCGGTCGGTGAGGAAGCGCAGGATGTTCAGCGCGTTGTCGGCGTCGGTCAGGTTGATCTTGCCCGGATGCTTGCCGAATTGCAGCAACTCGGCGTCGGTCACCAGGTAGCGGCCGGGCGCGATGAGGCTCACCTCGCCCAGCGTCAGGTTGCCGTTGATCAGCTTGTAGAGCGCCGCTTCCTGGTCGGGGTTTTCGCCGTAGCGCAGGCCGCGGGCCTCGCCGTCGATTTCCCAGACGACTTTTTCGTAGGCCAGCGTGGTGCGCCGATCGTCGGCGTCGATAAAAGCGATTTCCAGGCGCGGCGGAAAGTGGTCGCCGCGGATGGTGTGGTACATTTTTTTCAGATCGACCGGCACGAGCGTCTCCCTTCAGCGCGATTCGTCGCGATGACAATAAACCCCGGCGACGACGGCCGGGTTCTGCTTGACCAGATAGTTGGCGATGGCGGCGTCGTACTGCGCCGTGTGCGCGAAGGCCTTGGCCGCGTAGGAAAAACGCTGGGCCAGGGTCAGCGCGCCCTTCCCGTCGGACAGTTGCTGCAACAATTGCGGGTAATCGGCCGGGTCGACCACCGAGGCGACGCGCAGGTAGTTTTTCGCCGCCGCGCGCACCATCGTCGGGCCGCCGATGTCGATGTTGGCCCGCGCCTCCTCGGCCGTGACGCCTTCCCGGGCGACCGTAGCCGCGAACGGGTACAGGTTGACCACGATCAGGTCGATCGGCAGCGCGCCCGTCCGCTGCAGATCGCCCTGGTGGTGTTCGTTGTAGGTTTCGGTCAACAGGCCGAGATATATTTTGTAATCGAGGGTTTTCACCAGGCCGCCCTGGGTTTCCGGTTGGCCGGTGTAATCGGACACCGGCGTCAAATGCGTCGCGGCTCGGGCGCCGAGGATTTTCAACAGCGCGGTGTAGGTGCCGCCCGTCGAATAGAAGTGCAGTTCGGGAATCCGCTCCAGCAGGCCGGGGATCAGCGTTTCGAGGCCGGATTTGTCCGATACGCTGACCAGCGCGTTCCGGATCGCCACCCGGTTGTCCACGTCCCTGACTACGTTGACCGCCATGATCGTTCCTTTCGTTTTATGAGCCGCCGTACAATTTGGCGAGTTCGCCGTCCTCGATGCCGAACGAGTGTTCCGGCCCCGGGAACCGTTTCATTTTCACGTCGTCGATGTATTCCTTCGCCGCCTCGCGGATCGTCGGCCCGAGCGCGGCGTACTTCTTGAGAAATTTCGGCGCGAAGCCCTCGTTGACGCCCAGCATGTCGTGCAACACCAGCACCTGGCCGTCGACCTCCGGCCCCGCCCCGATGCCGATCACCGGGATGTCGATCGCCTTGGCCACCTCGCCGGCGACGCGGTCGGGCACCAGCTCCAGCACCAGCATCCAGGCGCCGGCGGCGGCGATCCGGATCGCTTCCTCGATCATCTTTTTCGCCGACTCGGCGGTGCGCCCCTGCACGCGGTAGCCGCCGACGAGGCTCGCGGTCTGGGGCGTCAGGCCCAGGTGGCCGACGACCGGAACGCCGGCCTCGACCATGGCGCGGATGGTGTCGATCATCCGCCCGCCGCCCTCGAGCTTGACGGCGTCGCAGCCGGCCTCCTTCATGAACCGCATGCCGTTTCGGATCGCGTCCTCCGGGCAGACCTGGTAGCTGCCGAAGGGCATGTCGCCGACCAGCATCGCGTGCTTCACGCCGCGCCGCACGGCCCGGCACAGCACCAGCAGCTCGTCCATGGTGACCGGCACGGTGTCGTCGTAGCCGAGCACGACGTTGGCCGCGCTGTCGCCCACCAGGACGACGTCGACCCCCGCTTCATCCACCAGCCGCGCCGTCGGACAATCGTACGCGGTCAGCATGGTGATTTTTTCGCCGTCTCTCTTCCGCTTGCGCAAACTGTTCAGGTCAAATTGTTTCCGGGCCATCTCGACTCCTTGGGAAAAAGGTTATCGGATTTCTTTCGCGACCGGCACCGGCAAGGCGCGACCTACGTCCCGTAACGTCCGCGCGGGCGGTACATTCGGAAGGGATTATCGCGTGGTGGCGGTGTCCGGAAAAGACGAGGGCATTGTACGACAAGCGGCCCGGTAGTCAATCTGCCAGGCGGAATTTTCGGGTGATTTTCGACGCGAAGGCGGCCGTTTCGCCGCGCCGGCCGCCGGGGAATCCGGACGGATTCGAGGCTCGAACCAGCCGCGGACACCCTCTTTTTCATGGTGAAAAAAGTGTCGCCGGCCGATTTACAACCGGGCGCAACCGTGTTAGGGTTCGCGGTGGTGAAATCCCAAAAGGGATTGGTTTTGTTGGAAAGAGGCGTGTTTATCCTACCTGTCGGACTGCCGGGCGAAACTCGCAGATAACTGCACATGTATGGTAAACCGATGAAGGCGATGGTTGCCGGGGCCATGTGGTTTGGCGCGCGAGCCCCTGGGTTCGCCTGATTGTGTCTCCCTCACCCGGCCCTGGGGAGACGGAAAGAAAGTGAGTTGAGGGTATGTCGAAGAAATTGTACGTAGGTGGATTGAGCTGGAACACGACTGATGACGGCCTGCACGAAGCGTTCGCGCGTTTCGGCGAAGTGTCCGAGGCCAAGGTCATCTCCGACCGCGAAACCGGCCGCAGCCGCGGCTTCGGCTTCGTGACGTTCGAGGACAATGCCGCGGCCGACGCGGCGGTTGCCGAAATGAACGGCAAGCAGCTCGACGGTCGGACGATCAAGGTGAACGAGGCCCAGGAACGCGGGCCCCGTCCGCGCGGCGGTTTCCAAGGCGGTCGCCGTTAGTCCAGCCGCCCGCGAATCGAAGCCTTTGCTCTATTCGCGTTTGCACTTCGGTTGATTTTCCGCCCCGCGGCTTCCGGGCCGCGGGGTTTATTTTATTAATTCGCCGGATTGCCTTGCCGCTGAAAAAAAACGCGCGGCTCGGTCGAGCCGCCCGGTCAACCGGCGACGAAAAACTAGTTTTCGTACTTCTTGATCAACTCGCTGGCGATGATCCCCGAGCCGATGGTCGTCGGGACGCCGCCGCCCGGATGGGTCGAGGCGCCGACCAGGTAAAGCCCCTTGATGGCGCGCGAGCGGGCCGAGGGCCGGAATACCGTCTGCGCCGTCAGGTCCTGCTGCAAGCCGTAGATCGCTCCCCCCGGATGCAAGAGCCGCCGTTCGAAATCGAGCGGCGAGGTCATTTCGACCATTGTGACGTGCTTCTCCAGGTCGGGGATCGCGAACCGCGACAGGAACTTGATAACTTCTTCCTGGAAGCGAGGTTTTTCGGCGTCCCAATCGGTGCCCAGCAGTTTGTAGGGGCCCATCAGCGTCAGGTTGATCACGTGGCGGCCGGCGGGGGCCAGCGACGGATCGGTCAGCGTGGTGTAGGCGATGATGCCGAACTGCTCCTTGGGCAGCCGGCCGGCCGGATAATCGATCCACGAGTAACGGTCCATCTCGGCCAGCGGCAGCGGGAAGATCGTGTGATGCGATTCGAGCGGCGGCGCGCTGTCCAGGCCGATGTACATCATCGGGCACGACATCGAGGGCGCGTAGCTCTTGATGCCGTGGCGGGTCAGCCGCGGCAGGTGCTCCTCGCCGATCAGGTCAAGGTAGAGCGTTTTGGCGTTGATGTTGGAAACGACGAGCTTCGCCGTGATCTCCGTGCCGTCGGCCAGCCGCACGCCCTGGGCCCGGCGCTCGCGCACCAGCACCCGGCTGACGCGCTGGTTCAGCCGCAATTCGAGGCCCCGGCGTTCGCCGACGCGCCGGATGGCCGCCGGAATCTGGATCATCCCGCCGCGCGGATAGAAAATGCCCTCGTGCTCCGAGCAGGGCACCACGGCGAACAGGCCCGGGGTCAGATCGGGCGGATGCCCGAAGTAATACGATTGGTAGGTCATCGACTCGAGGATTTTCTCGTCGCGGAAATACTTCCGCATCACGTCCTCGTAGCTCTGGAAAAACAGCGGCACGAAACGCAGCATGCCCGGCTTGCGCCACAGCATCCGCAGCATGTCGGTCATGGTGCTGGCCGGGCTGGTGAAGTAATCGTCGCCGATCGATAAAAATTTCTGGAAGTAGGCGGCGTAGTCGCGGAAGCGGGCGGCGTCCGCGGGCGATACCGCGCCGATGGTCTCGATCGCCTTTTCCATCGACAACGGATAGGTGAGCCGCGAGCCGTCGCGCGACAGGCTGGTGTAAATGGGATCGCAGGGGATCAGGTCCAGTTCGGCCTTCGCGCTGGTGCCCAGTTCGCCGAAGGCCTGGTCGATCACGTAGACCGCCTCGACGATCGACGCGCCGACGTCGAAGGTGTGGCCGTCGCGCGTGTAGCTCGAGCAACAACCGCCGATCTCGCCGCTCTGTTCGAGCACCAGCACCTTGCGCCCCTGCCCGGCCAGCAGCGCGCCCGCCGTCAGGCCGCCGCACCCCGCGCCGATGACGATGACATCGTAGTCGCTCATGACGGACTCCTCTTAGCTGAAATAGCGGCCGGGAAGGTATTTCGCCTGCTTGAGCAAATGGCGGACGAACCGTTTTTTGCCCTCGTCCAGTTGCCGGTATTTCACCACCAGCAACACGGCGGCCATGACCAGAAAGACCGCCAGAATGCCCAGAATGCGCATCATGATTGCTCCTTGCCGTCGCCGGCCGCGGTTTGCGGCCCGGCGGATTTCAGTGGGTGGTGACCTGATATTCCATCATGCCCGGGAAGTGGTTTTCGGCCAGATATTCCTCGAGCGGCGCCAGCCCGTAGAGCGCCGCGCCGAAAAAGGCCGTCGCGTACGGATCAAGCACCCCATGCAGCTTGTCGTGATCCGGATTGGTGAAGGTGCCGTCTCCGCCGATCCGGGTTTCGGTGCCACAGCCGTTGCCGTGCGCGCCCAGCGTGCCGACGAAATCGCACAGATCGCTGAAGGCGAAATGGCCGGTGTTGAAAAATTCCAGCTCCATTTTCGGAGGCGGCATCTTCGCGATCAATTGATAATGGAACGCCTTGAACATCCGCATGACCTTGTCCTGCTTGCCCCAGAAATACATCGAGGGCGCCGTCACCGTATCGGGCACGAACGGAAAACCGAACGAGGCCAGTTGCAGCAGCGCCTTGACGCGCGGCTCGCGCTTGGCGACCTCGGTCGCGGTCAGGCCGCCGAAGCTATGCCCCCAGATCGCGAACCGCGCGGTATCGATGTGCCCCGCGAACAGTTCGGGCGGCTGTTGCTCGAACACATCCATCAGGAAACTCATGTCGGCGATGCGTTCCGGCAAGGTGGTGATCATGCTCAGCGGCGTGCCGAGCACCACCGCGGTCGGCGTCAACGTGACGACCGAATTGCAGATGTGATCCGGCGCGACCACGATGTAGCCGTGGCTCGCCAGGTAATCGGCCATGGTGAAATTCTGAAAGCGGTTGCTCATGAAACCGTGCGAGAAAAACAGCACCGGCAGCTTGCCGGCGTCCGGATGCAGCGGCGCCCCGCGATACGAACCGGTCGGCAGGTTGTTCATGTCGCCGGCTTGTTCGCCCAGCGCTTCCCGAACCTCGTCGATCCGCCCGAGGAAGAAATCCTCGAGGTAATTCTCGGGATAATCCATCGCGTTGTCCGCGGCCGGATACCAGACCTCGGTCAGCAGGACGCGCTTGCCGTCGCCGCAGCTCAACTCGCGCGTGGCGTCGGTGAAGAAATACGACCGGTTACCGACCAGGTAGGGCCCCGGTTCCTCGGGATTCAACAGCGGATTGCCCGGCGTATCGTCGTCGCCGTCCGAGGTGTCGTCGTCGGCGCCGGCGTCGTCGTCGGCGGGCAGCGCGTCGTCGTCGCCGCCCTCCGCCCCGGAATCATCATCCGCGCTTTCGTCGCCGCAACCGCCCAACCCGAGCAGACACAGCCACACCAGGAACGCCCATTTCGTCCAACGAATTCGCCGCATGTTTTCACCCTTTAAAAAAAATGAAGGCCGTTAAAATTGCGTCACCGGCCGCAGTTCCGTCCGCGGATAGATCTGGCCGTGGTTCGGCGGCATCGAGTTGTAGACAAAATCCAGTTCCACCGTCCCCAATTTGACCAGCGGCCGGCGCCGGTAACCCGCGAACGTTCCGCGTACCAACAGGTTCTCCATCTGCAGCGACAGGCCGAACACCGCCACCGTCGCGCCCGGCGGCACCGCCGCCAACTCGGACTCGTAGGCCAGCGGCGAAAAGACCAGCCGCCGGCTGTCCGCCGCCTGACACTGCACCAGCGGGATGAGGATCGGAAAGCCGTCCGCGCCGAGATAGGAAAGGAATTTGAGCGTGTCGAGGCGGCCGAACAGGCTCACGCCCCACGGGGTGAGAATCGGCTCGCGCTCGCCGGTGCCGGCGCCGTGCTTGCCGAGCCACGTCAACAGGGAAGCGGGAATGATGCGGCCCAGCGGCAAGGGTTCGCCGGCGGTGGTTTCCACCAGGTCCATGTAATGAACCGTATGAATGCCGAAGTAGGAGTTGTAGCGGAACATCGGCTTCTCGTTGAAAAGCACGTAGTCCTCGCCCTCGCGCCGCGCGTGCGTGTAACGGGCCTTGCCGCGCCACAACCGCCGGTCGAGGGTCATGATCAGAAACGCGGTCCGCGGATTTTCCTTCACGTGATGCTTGGACAACCCCTCGGTGAACTGGCCCCAGACCAACTGCGTCGGCGTCTTGGCCTGCAGCGCGGTGATCATCGTCACGTGCGGCAGCCCGGCCGGATTGACCGTCGCGAGCAGGCCGATTTTTTCGGTCGGCTCGAAGGCTTTCAGGTCTTGCGGATCGAAGGCATTGAACGTTTTCACGATCCCCACTCCTTTGCTTCAGCAGGTGGCGCAACCCTTGACGACGCGGAGGCGCGACCGTTCCTCGCCCGATTCGTCGTCCGCTTCCATTCGCGTCGAACCGCTCCAGTGAACGAGGCGCTCGTCGACGCCCGATTGGCGGGCGATCTCGGCCAGGCGCTCCATTTGTCCGCGGCTGAGCAGGTCCGCCCGGCGGTACGGCCACTCGAGCCCCAACCGGGTGTATTTGTCGCGGCACAGATTGTTGAAGGCGCACAGATCCCAGCGTTCCACCAGGCCCTTCAGATTCGCGGCGATGAACCGGCCGATGCCGGCGAGATTCTCGTCGCGGTCGGTCGCGCCCGGGATGATCGGCGTGCGGATCCACAACCGCGTTTGGCCGGCGCGGCGGCGCAGGTCGGCGGCCAGCCGCTTCAGGTTGTCGAGGATGCGGTCGTTGGCGACGCCGGTAAACTCGCGGTGCCGTTCGGGGTCGATTTCCTTGAGGTCGTACAGCACCAGATCCGCGTGCGCCGCGACCGTCGCCAGGGCCTCGGGGCTGGTCTGCCCGCAGGTATCCAGGGCGGTGTGAATGCCGGCGGCGCGCAGGGCGGCCAAAAAGGCGGCGGCGAATTCGGGCTGCATCGTCGGCTCGCCGCCCGAGACGGTGATCCCGCCGTTCGACTGCTCGAAATAGGCGCGGTCTTTCACGACCTCGCGCACCAACTCGTCCAGTTCCCACGTCCGGCCCAGCGGCTCCAGCGCGGTCGACGGGCATTCCGCCGCGCAACGCCCGCAACCCGCGCAGCGGTCGCGGTCGATCCGCAACCCGTCCTCGCCGAACGACAACGCGCCGCGCGGGCACTGGGCGAGGCACAATTTGCAGGCGAGACAACGCGAGCCGATCCAGTGAATTTGCGGGCGCGGCGAGATGCTTTCGGGATTGTGGCACCAGGCGCACTTCAGCGAGCAACCCTTGAAGAACACGGTGGTGCGGATGCCGGGGCCGTCCTCGGTGGACATCC
This genomic interval carries:
- a CDS encoding DUF262 domain-containing protein, with the translated sequence MNFHPEYGKRTINELTLLFEKGMINLAPGFQRSSVWRNYDRQRLIESIIAGYPIPNIFLYKRTDGGNLVYDVIDGKQRLETIFMYKKMGCFRKGGFKIKVDLGDGLAFYDWRTICKKFPDVKSAFETYNIQTIEVTGDLAQIIDLFVRINSTGKQLTSGEKRHARYYSSRFLKEADRLVRHYRNYVIDQKILTKSQIDRMKGTELFAELLMSIQAGKPINRKTSLDRAIGNENINLKNIQRLSREFVRTINLIKRVFPELKRTRFHKIADFYSIFMLVWEMDKQKLVLTNKKTNRMAFEMMTQFSIGVDSLREQLRSIKPAKQNQGLFGEYLMTVQGDTDSYSTRERRQEILRTIFSTLFERKDEKRQFTIEQRRILWNSEEDHICPGCGQPLSWNDFTVDHIKAYSKGGKTSLKNAQLMCRSCNSTKGAR
- a CDS encoding IMP cyclohydrolase → MPVDLKKMYHTIRGDHFPPRLEIAFIDADDRRTTLAYEKVVWEIDGEARGLRYGENPDQEAALYKLINGNLTLGEVSLIAPGRYLVTDAELLQFGKHPGKINLTDADNALNILRFLTDRPAAAIMKHNNPSGVAVADTLVEAYLKADLADHVAAFGGCIALNRPIDRDTAQAISERYAEVVVAPDFEESAVGILAQRKNLRIMRIGNLARLQSFAAERFVDFKSLLDGGLIAQVSYLPKARCAADLQPAETTYKGQLYRVNRAPDEREIADLLFGWVVEAGVTSNSVLYVKDGVTVGIGTGEQDRVGVAEIARDKAYRKLCDRLAFERHGVNFSALADDAKGFAIQEEVNAHRGGLPGSVMVSDAFFPFRDGIEVGLREGVSAVIQPGGSLNDYQSIEACNEYGAAMVFTGQRSFKH
- the panB gene encoding 3-methyl-2-oxobutanoate hydroxymethyltransferase, with the translated sequence MARKQFDLNSLRKRKRDGEKITMLTAYDCPTARLVDEAGVDVVLVGDSAANVVLGYDDTVPVTMDELLVLCRAVRRGVKHAMLVGDMPFGSYQVCPEDAIRNGMRFMKEAGCDAVKLEGGGRMIDTIRAMVEAGVPVVGHLGLTPQTASLVGGYRVQGRTAESAKKMIEEAIRIAAAGAWMLVLELVPDRVAGEVAKAIDIPVIGIGAGPEVDGQVLVLHDMLGVNEGFAPKFLKKYAALGPTIREAAKEYIDDVKMKRFPGPEHSFGIEDGELAKLYGGS
- a CDS encoding RNA-binding protein — its product is MSKKLYVGGLSWNTTDDGLHEAFARFGEVSEAKVISDRETGRSRGFGFVTFEDNAAADAAVAEMNGKQLDGRTIKVNEAQERGPRPRGGFQGGRR
- the crtI gene encoding phytoene desaturase, whose protein sequence is MSDYDVIVIGAGCGGLTAGALLAGQGRKVLVLEQSGEIGGCCSSYTRDGHTFDVGASIVEAVYVIDQAFGELGTSAKAELDLIPCDPIYTSLSRDGSRLTYPLSMEKAIETIGAVSPADAARFRDYAAYFQKFLSIGDDYFTSPASTMTDMLRMLWRKPGMLRFVPLFFQSYEDVMRKYFRDEKILESMTYQSYYFGHPPDLTPGLFAVVPCSEHEGIFYPRGGMIQIPAAIRRVGERRGLELRLNQRVSRVLVRERRAQGVRLADGTEITAKLVVSNINAKTLYLDLIGEEHLPRLTRHGIKSYAPSMSCPMMYIGLDSAPPLESHHTIFPLPLAEMDRYSWIDYPAGRLPKEQFGIIAYTTLTDPSLAPAGRHVINLTLMGPYKLLGTDWDAEKPRFQEEVIKFLSRFAIPDLEKHVTMVEMTSPLDFERRLLHPGGAIYGLQQDLTAQTVFRPSARSRAIKGLYLVGASTHPGGGVPTTIGSGIIASELIKKYEN
- a CDS encoding pyridoxamine 5'-phosphate oxidase family protein: MKTFNAFDPQDLKAFEPTEKIGLLATVNPAGLPHVTMITALQAKTPTQLVWGQFTEGLSKHHVKENPRTAFLIMTLDRRLWRGKARYTHARREGEDYVLFNEKPMFRYNSYFGIHTVHYMDLVETTAGEPLPLGRIIPASLLTWLGKHGAGTGEREPILTPWGVSLFGRLDTLKFLSYLGADGFPILIPLVQCQAADSRRLVFSPLAYESELAAVPPGATVAVFGLSLQMENLLVRGTFAGYRRRPLVKLGTVELDFVYNSMPPNHGQIYPRTELRPVTQF
- a CDS encoding glycyl-radical enzyme activating protein, translated to MTREPRQAVILEIMRMSTEDGPGIRTTVFFKGCSLKCAWCHNPESISPRPQIHWIGSRCLACKLCLAQCPRGALSFGEDGLRIDRDRCAGCGRCAAECPSTALEPLGRTWELDELVREVVKDRAYFEQSNGGITVSGGEPTMQPEFAAAFLAALRAAGIHTALDTCGQTSPEALATVAAHADLVLYDLKEIDPERHREFTGVANDRILDNLKRLAADLRRRAGQTRLWIRTPIIPGATDRDENLAGIGRFIAANLKGLVERWDLCAFNNLCRDKYTRLGLEWPYRRADLLSRGQMERLAEIARQSGVDERLVHWSGSTRMEADDESGEERSRLRVVKGCATC